From the genome of Anaerolineae bacterium:
TCCGGCCTGGGCTCTTCGCAGGAGCTCGCGCTCCGCAGTCTGACTCGCGTCCTCTGCCAGCATGCTCCCGTGCCTGGTCCTTGCCTTAGGTAACGATGTAGCAGGCTACGCGTCACGCCCAGTCGTGCCGCCAGTACCAGTTTCGAGCTGCTACCTGCCCGCAGAGGCAAGGGGGGCGCCCTCCCGGGCGCCCCCCTTCCCCACGCTGCACCGTAGCCCGCTTCGACCCGAGCCGTCAGCGAACCAGGTGGGCCTTGCTTCGGGTAAGTGCCGGCTCCACGTCGGGCCGGTCGCCCCTCAGGATGGCCTCTACGATATCCAGGTCTTCCTCCGCCTCGTAGGGGCTCATTGTGCCCATCACTACCATGTCGGTGGGCTTGCAGGACCCCAGCACGAACTGCAGCCCGGTGGGAGGCAACACCCGCCCGGCGGCGAAGGGCTTGATGCACATCACCGGCTTCGGTGTACGGTTGATGACCCGCACCACCCAGTCGGTCTCCACGCTACAGAGAAAGCCGATGGGGTTGAGCGGCTGAATGTAGGCCGCCACGTCGTAGCCAGCGGCGTCCGCCACCGTGATCGTCTCGGGACGGTGGGTGCTGAGGCCGGGGATCATGCCCAGAGACCTGATCCGGGCCAGCAAGGGCTCGATGGCCCGAATCACGCCCTCGTCCACCACCAGGTTGTTGTCGGTGTAGCTCACGTGAGGCATGCAAATCGCGCCGCCCAGTTCACGGCACCAGTCTATGGCGCCCTCGATCCCTCCCGGATGGTTCTTGCCTGGGGTGATTATGTAATGAATCGTCTGGCCGGTGCGATCCTGCGTGAGCCTTATGGCCCGGCGGATGTCCTCGTGTGGCGGAGCCATGATGGCGTTGACGCCCCGGCGGGCGTACACCTCCATTACATCGGCCATGCGCTCCGGGGTGAAATACTCCCGCAGCCACCGGTCCCGAGCCTGGCTGTAGTGCGAGTAACCGAGGAACTGATTGCTCCCGATGATCACCCGGGAGATGCTCAGTCCGCCCACATCCGTACGAGGGAACTCCTCCATACTACGCCTCCCACCTGGGCACTACTCCTACTGGGGTCATCGGCACGTGCCGAAGGCCCCGATGCCGTTGATCCAGTCGGCCCAGAGATACACGGGCCACAAGGTAAGGGTGAACACGATGCCGAAGGGAAAGAACAGCGGCGGCAACGAGAAACCGCCATAGAGGTCCCAGTGCCTCACATTGTAGCAGTACAGGCTCACTCCAGCGTAGGCGAACCCTAAGATGAGGTAGGTTGCACTCCCTATAGCTGCGACTTTCAGCACGGTGGATACCAGTCGCAGAACCGCTGTCCTCATCTTTTGCCCTCCTACCCGCCTCCCCGGACACTCACCGCCGGCCCTGCCATCGCCCAGGTGGCCGCGTGCGGCCGGATGTACATCCGCCCGACCTCGAGCATCTCCTCCGCGGTCACGGCGTTCACTATGTCCGGGTAGCGCTGCACGTAGTCCAACCCCAGCCCGAAGCTCTCGATGCTGGCCAAGGCGGTGGCCAGCCCCTCGTTAGTCTCCAGTCTCATGGGCATGCTACCGGTGAGGAACGCCTTGACATCCGCCAGTTCCTCCTGGGTGACAGGCTCCGACACGATGGCGTGCGCCTCCGAGTGGATGGCCTCTAGCGCCCGCTCCACGTTGGCAGGGTTCACTCCGGCCCGCACGCTCCAGGGCCCGGGGCCGAACCCGGCGTCCAACCGGCTGTAGACGTAGTAGGCCAGCCCCATCTGCTCCCTAATGCGTTCCCCCAGCCGACCCATCAGCCCCAGCTGGCCCCAGACCACGTCGAGAAGGTGCGCCGCGTAGTACCGAGGATTGGTGCGCTCCAGGCCCAGGAAGCCCCAGACGATGTCGGTCTGCGTCTTGTCCGGCATGGCTACAGCGTCGTGGGCAGGACCGGGGTTCCCCACCGGCGGCAGGCTCCAGGTCACCAGCTCGCCGCTCGGTCTCCAGTCCGCGAACCGTGCTACTACAGCATCGAAGGCTTGCTCGGGCTCCAGGGCCCCCACCACAATCAGGGTGAGGTTCCGCGGATCGTAGTAGCGCTGGTAGAAGGCCAGCAGGTCCTCGCGGGTCATGGCCCCGATAGTGTCCACGTAGCCCGCGGTTCGGTAGTGGTAGGGATGGTCGGCGGGGTACAGGAGCTCCCGGAACCGCTGGGAGGCGACGTAACCGGTGTCATCGTCCATCTCGCGCAGATCGGCGATGATCTCTCCCTGTAGCTTGCGAAACTCCGATTGGGGGAAGGCAGGGTGCCGCATCACGTCAGCCATCACGTCGAACAACAGCCCCGCATCCTCGGCCAGGGACTTGCCCACCATCCCCGCGGTGTGCCCGGCTGCGGCGACACGCAGCGATGCGCCCACGGCGTCAAGCTCTTCATTCACCTCCTGGAAGGTCCGGTTCTCCGTCCCCCGCTCCAACATTGACCCGGTGAATGCAGCCAAGCCGCGCTTGTCCGGCGGGTCCAGCACCGCGCCCGCCTTCACCTGGGCCAGAGCCACCACCGATGGGGCGGCTGCCTTGCGGTAGGCCAGCACCACAGCGCCGTTGTCCATCTCCCGCCGTAGAACAGTCTCCGGCCCCATCGGTGGCTGAGCCTCCTCTGGGGCACGCAGGAAAGCGACGTGCGGCCACGACCGACGGCTCTGAGTCTGAGGAGCCATGCCTACCGTCCCACAGGAGTTGGTGGGAATGAAGTGCCCTACGGTGCGGTTATCCTCGGTGAGGTACTGACGCGCCACCTCCCGCACCTGGTCCGGAGTGACCTCGCTCAGAGCTTCCTCAAACCGCTCGAACCGCTCGTAGCTCTCCAGCATCTCGAAGAATCCCAGCCAGTAGGCCTGGTTGGCCACGCTCTCCAGGCTATAGGCCAGTTGGGCCCGAGTCTGCTTTCTAGCCTTGAGCACCTCTTCGTCCGAGACTCCCAACTCAAGGAGCCGGTCCACCTCCCGCAGGAGCACCTCCTCCACCTCGTCCGCCCTGCGTTCCGGCCGCGCCGTCACCTCGAGGGCGAAGAGCCCGGGGTCCGCGGTTAGGGAAAAGGTTGAAGTGGCGGAGGTGGCCCACTCCGTCTCCACCAGGGCCCGATAGAGACGAGCGCTCCGACTGCCCCCGGAAGGTCGCATAAGGCTCATGGGCTTGGCTCCAGAGAGAACGGCGTCCAGAACGATCAGTGCCGGCGCGTCCGCATCAGTCGCGGCGGGCACGTGGTAGGCCACCTGAAGGTAGGAAGTCGGCCCTGCCTGGCGCACCTTGACCCGCCTCTCCCCTCGCTGACGGGGCTCGGGCGGAATGCGGTCGGACACTGTTTCGCCCGCCGGAATGGCGCCGAACGTCTCCTCCACTCGGCGCAGGGTCCGGTCCTCATCCAGATCGCCCACTAGCACCAGCACAGCGTTGCCCGGAGAGTAGTACCGCCGGTACAGCCCGTACAACTGGTCCCGCGTCATGCTCTCCAGGTCGGCCTTCCAGCCTATGACTTCATGGTGATAGGGATGGACCTTGAACGCGGCCGCCGTTACCTCCTCGGAAAGCAGAAACTCGGGGGTGTTCTCCAGTCCCTCTCTCTCCGAGATCACCACGGTTCGCTCCGACTCTACCTCAGAGGGCTCGAACGATGCATTCACCATCCGGTCGGATTCGATGTCGAGCGCCAGGTCCAGCCGCTCGGCAGGAAGGGTCTCGAAGTAGCAGGTGTAGTCTGTGTGAGTGAAGGCGTTGAAGGCCCCTCCGTTGCGGGCCACCAGCCGGTCCAGCTGCCCCCGCGGGTACTTGGGGGTGCCCTTGAACATCATGTGCTCCACCCAATGAGCGGCACCCGTCATACCCGAAGGTTCGTTGCGGCTGCCCACCCGATACCACAGCCACGAACTGACGATGGGCACCGCGCGCGAGGGGCGCACGATAACGGTGAGACCGTTGGGGAGCACGTGGCGGCGGGTCGTCAACACCATGTAGACCTACTCCTCTGCTTCATCTCCTGCGCATCGCCATCCAGTGGCTCGCTGCCGGTCAGGCAACGGTCCTCTCCACGAAGTACCTGAGCACGCCTAATGCGACCAGCTCCATCGCGGTGAGCATCAGCCCCCAGCTCAGCACGTACAACGCATCACGCCACTCCCGCCCTAGCTGGTCCTGCCTCAGAATCACCAGCAACAGCAGCCCGTTGACCGCCGAGAGCACCAGCAGCACCCCGAACGCCAGCGCGCCTGCCAGAGGCAAGTACATCCAGGAGGGCGCCCCCACCACGGAGATGTAGCTCAGGGCGAGCGCCAGCGGTAGCGCCGCAAGGGCCGGGCCGCTCAGGGCTCTAACCCTGGGCGCCGTCATCCAGACGGTATAGTTGAACAGGGGCACCAGGATGGCGGCTATCCCCGAACCCATCAGCATCCCGCTGAGCAGCCTCAACCGATTGTCGGGAGGATAGAGCCGGGGGAGCAGCGGCAGCGGGCCGGCGTAGGAGTTCACCCCGTCCACGACGAAAAACACGAAGCCCAAGGCATAGGCCACCAGCAGCGCGGTCGGAGGCAGCTCCGTTCCCCGGCGGCGACGCGTCGCCGCCACGCAAGCCAGGGTGGCCAGCGCCCCCAGGTACGTGCCTGTGTCCCTGGCACAGAGAGGCAACTGGCGGCCCCCCACGAAGTAGGAGCGTTCCGCCTCCTGGTGGCATAGGCCATATCCGATGAGCGCGGCCTTCTCCCCGATGGAATGCGGCGGCAGCGCCAGAAACACCAACAGTAGCACCGCCCCCAGGGCCAGCACCACGCTCCGGTGAGCAAGCCGGCCCGTCACTGATCGGGGAGTGTCGCCCACTACTGCATCAGATCCTGCGACAGGAACATGGCCAGAGTGAACTGCTCCGAGAACCGCCGGTCGTTGGTAAGTTCGATGTACTCCGCTGTGCGGGCGATCTCGACCGCTCGGGCCCGGGCATGCCGTGACAGCAGGGCCATCCGCGCGCCGGCGCCAGCCGCGTTGCCCACCTGCTCGAACCGCTCCAGAGGCAAGCGGGGGAACATGGCGATGTCCATGGCGCTCTGGACGTCTATGAACGTGCCGAAGGCGCCCGCTACGATGAAACGCTGCACATCCTCAGGGCGAATACCCGCCTCGTCCAGCAGAACGTTCACACCAGCGCGCATGGCCGCCTTGGCCAGCTGAATCTCGCCCACATCGGCCCGAGTGATGGTGATATCCTGGCCGATGGCGGTCTCCGCCGCCGGCACGAGCACGAACTCGCGGCCCGTCGGGGTACTCCGCACCCGGGCATGGCCCTCCTGCATGCCCCCCTTCACGTCCAGGATCTGGTTACGATACAGCTGAGCCACCGCGTCCAGTATGCCCGAGCCGCAGATGCCCACCGGGGGCCGATCGTTGATGGTCTGGTATCTGACTCTGCTGTCCACGATCTGCACCCGCTCGACCGCTCCCTCCGCGGCCCGCATCCCGCACGAGATGTGGGCTCCCTCGAAGGCTGGGCCGGAGGCCGTGGAGCAGGTGATGAGACGGCCACCGTGGTAGAGGGCAATCTCGGTGTTGGTGCCGATGTCCAAGGCGATGGTGGTTTCCTGCGCCCGATACATGCCAGTAGCCAGGATCATGGCCACGTGGTCCGCCCCCACGAAGCCGGCGATGTTGGGCAGAAGGTGCACGTAGGCCCCGGCGGCCAAGGGCAACCCGAGGTCCCGAGCTTTGATGTCGAGCGGGTCGCTGGTGGCAGCTAAGTAGGGGGCGTTCCCCAGCTGCCTCACCGGGAGTCCCAAGAACAGGTGGTGCATGGCCGTGTTGCCTACAACCACCGCTTCCACGATGTCCGTGCTCTTCACCTCGGCCCGCTCGCTCAGCTCCCGGACCAGGTCGCCGATGCCCGACACTATGACCCGCTGCAGTAGATCGGCCTTGTCCGGGCCTTCCAGGGCATAGGCCACCCGCGCCATGACATCCTCGCCATAGGAGATCTGCGGGTTCATGATGCCCTCGGCAGCCAAGGTAGCCCCCGTGGTGAGATCCACCAGATAGCCGGCCACCTTGGTAGTGCCCAAGTCTACCGCAAGGCCCAGCGGAGCACGGTCGGCATGCAGAAGAGACACGACCTCGCGTCCGCGGAGGACCACGCGAACCTGCCAATCGGCCGCCCGCAGCTGATCCGACATATTGCGCAGGACGGCGTAGTCGAAGACGGCTTCCAGCTCCTCAGTGCCGCGGAGGTAGTCCCTGACCCGAGCCGCGTCCGCCCTAAGGTCGGTCAGCGCGGGCTCGGCCAGCTCTACAGGTACCGCCCGAACCGGTGGATCCAGTTCATACTCGACTGCCTCGCCCTCAACCTGGGTGCGCTGCTTGGCCGTGAGTGACGTGGGGGGGATGTAGACCTTGACGTTTCCGCGGACCGAGGTCTGGCAGGCAAGTCGCATCCCCTCGTCCGCCGCCCGGCCGAGCACTCGGCGCTCGGCCTCAGTGAGGGGAGAGACGTCCCCTTCCAGCACCTGCACCCGACAACGCCCGCACGTGCCACGTCCGCCGCACAAGGCGGCGATGCTGATGCCTGCCTCCCGAGCGATGGTGAGCAGATCGGTCTGGCGGCGGCAAGCGGCGCGCCGCCCAACGGGCTCGAAATCAACGAAACAGGTGTGACCGGTACTCTCCACCCCAGGCTCCTATGCTCGGGCCTGCCGCTCGCGGTAAGCCGTTATGTAGCGCATGGCCCACTCGTCCTTCCCCAGGAGTACGTCGGCAGCTAGTACGTACGGCCGCGACTTCGCCGCGTCCACGATGGGAGCGTTCAGTCCGGCGCGGATCGCCAAGCCGAGAAACACGCCATTCAACAACTCGCGATCGGGGAGGCCGAACGAGACGTTACTGGCGCCCAAGGTGAGGTTGAGCCCCAATTCCTGGCGCACCATGCTCATGGCATCCAGAGTCACCTGCGCTGCGTTAGCGTCCGAGCTCACCGTCAGCGCCAGGCAGTCCACCAACAGGTCCTCAGGTCCAATGCCCAGGGCTTCCGCCCTCTCAGCGATCTTGCGGGCCACCCCCAGCCGTCCCTCCGCGCTGGATGGTATGCCAGAGTCGTCCATGCACAGCGCCACGACCGGCACCCTGTACTCAGCCGCAAGCGGCAGAATCTCGGCTAGCG
Proteins encoded in this window:
- a CDS encoding DUF4445 domain-containing protein, producing MESTGHTCFVDFEPVGRRAACRRQTDLLTIAREAGISIAALCGGRGTCGRCRVQVLEGDVSPLTEAERRVLGRAADEGMRLACQTSVRGNVKVYIPPTSLTAKQRTQVEGEAVEYELDPPVRAVPVELAEPALTDLRADAARVRDYLRGTEELEAVFDYAVLRNMSDQLRAADWQVRVVLRGREVVSLLHADRAPLGLAVDLGTTKVAGYLVDLTTGATLAAEGIMNPQISYGEDVMARVAYALEGPDKADLLQRVIVSGIGDLVRELSERAEVKSTDIVEAVVVGNTAMHHLFLGLPVRQLGNAPYLAATSDPLDIKARDLGLPLAAGAYVHLLPNIAGFVGADHVAMILATGMYRAQETTIALDIGTNTEIALYHGGRLITCSTASGPAFEGAHISCGMRAAEGAVERVQIVDSRVRYQTINDRPPVGICGSGILDAVAQLYRNQILDVKGGMQEGHARVRSTPTGREFVLVPAAETAIGQDITITRADVGEIQLAKAAMRAGVNVLLDEAGIRPEDVQRFIVAGAFGTFIDVQSAMDIAMFPRLPLERFEQVGNAAGAGARMALLSRHARARAVEIARTAEYIELTNDRRFSEQFTLAMFLSQDLMQ
- a CDS encoding DUF2085 domain-containing protein — protein: MGDTPRSVTGRLAHRSVVLALGAVLLLVFLALPPHSIGEKAALIGYGLCHQEAERSYFVGGRQLPLCARDTGTYLGALATLACVAATRRRRGTELPPTALLVAYALGFVFFVVDGVNSYAGPLPLLPRLYPPDNRLRLLSGMLMGSGIAAILVPLFNYTVWMTAPRVRALSGPALAALPLALALSYISVVGAPSWMYLPLAGALAFGVLLVLSAVNGLLLLVILRQDQLGREWRDALYVLSWGLMLTAMELVALGVLRYFVERTVA
- a CDS encoding insulinase family protein; this encodes MVLTTRRHVLPNGLTVIVRPSRAVPIVSSWLWYRVGSRNEPSGMTGAAHWVEHMMFKGTPKYPRGQLDRLVARNGGAFNAFTHTDYTCYFETLPAERLDLALDIESDRMVNASFEPSEVESERTVVISEREGLENTPEFLLSEEVTAAAFKVHPYHHEVIGWKADLESMTRDQLYGLYRRYYSPGNAVLVLVGDLDEDRTLRRVEETFGAIPAGETVSDRIPPEPRQRGERRVKVRQAGPTSYLQVAYHVPAATDADAPALIVLDAVLSGAKPMSLMRPSGGSRSARLYRALVETEWATSATSTFSLTADPGLFALEVTARPERRADEVEEVLLREVDRLLELGVSDEEVLKARKQTRAQLAYSLESVANQAYWLGFFEMLESYERFERFEEALSEVTPDQVREVARQYLTEDNRTVGHFIPTNSCGTVGMAPQTQSRRSWPHVAFLRAPEEAQPPMGPETVLRREMDNGAVVLAYRKAAAPSVVALAQVKAGAVLDPPDKRGLAAFTGSMLERGTENRTFQEVNEELDAVGASLRVAAAGHTAGMVGKSLAEDAGLLFDVMADVMRHPAFPQSEFRKLQGEIIADLREMDDDTGYVASQRFRELLYPADHPYHYRTAGYVDTIGAMTREDLLAFYQRYYDPRNLTLIVVGALEPEQAFDAVVARFADWRPSGELVTWSLPPVGNPGPAHDAVAMPDKTQTDIVWGFLGLERTNPRYYAAHLLDVVWGQLGLMGRLGERIREQMGLAYYVYSRLDAGFGPGPWSVRAGVNPANVERALEAIHSEAHAIVSEPVTQEELADVKAFLTGSMPMRLETNEGLATALASIESFGLGLDYVQRYPDIVNAVTAEEMLEVGRMYIRPHAATWAMAGPAVSVRGGG
- a CDS encoding dihydropteroate synthase; its protein translation is METRLVGRTAEVIIAPERPTVLIGERINPTGKKRLAAAMAAGDLALIQRYAREQVEAGADVIDVNVGAAGVNEDTFLAEAVQAVAEEVGVPVAVDSTRPAALEAALKVAPGRPLLNSVNGEERSLAEILPLAAEYRVPVVALCMDDSGIPSSAEGRLGVARKIAERAEALGIGPEDLLVDCLALTVSSDANAAQVTLDAMSMVRQELGLNLTLGASNVSFGLPDRELLNGVFLGLAIRAGLNAPIVDAAKSRPYVLAADVLLGKDEWAMRYITAYRERQARA